One Drosophila kikkawai strain 14028-0561.14 chromosome 3L, DkikHiC1v2, whole genome shotgun sequence genomic window carries:
- the LOC108072656 gene encoding transmembrane protein 267, with amino-acid sequence MYHCHIMVYMRIVLTTLVTITCLLGDNFVELTQHPLLKALADNATHAAIGALTGIAFAMQFYERTSQLFGWILIFTCFVVSSFIDLDHFVEARSLYLEDATNLSKRPFLHCSSIIVIMLLFYVCTACLNYFRTSLMLGALLCAFITHHTRDAVRRGYWICPLGHTDRVPQLGYILTTILTPYVLGYLHNLCRSAIVLNFLGQYIKLSEGNYRSGSSSTANYRYMQV; translated from the exons ATGTACCACTGTCACATCATGGTATATATGCGAATTGTGCTCACTACTTTGGTGACGATTACGTGTCTGCTGGGCGACAATTTCGTGGAGCTCACCCAGCACCCGCTGTTGAAGGCACTGGCGGACAATGCGACACATGCGGCAATTGGTGCCCTCACCGGCATTGCCTTTGCCATGCAATTTTACGAGCGCACCTCGCAGTTGTTCGGCTGGATATTGATTTTCACCTGCTTTGTTGTGTCATCGTTCATTGACTTGGACCACTTTGTGGAGGCGCGTTCCTTATACTTGGAG GATGCCACCAACCTATCGAAGCGACCCTTCCTCCACTGCTCCAGCATCATTGTGATAATGCTGCTCTTCTATGTGTGCACTGCCTGTTTAAACTACTTCCGCACCAGCCTGATGCTGGGAGCTCTACTTTGTGCCTTCATCACACACCACACCCGCGATGCCGTTCGCAGAGGCTACTGGATCTGTCCCCTGGGCCACACGGACCGTGTGCCCCAGCTGGGCTACATCCTCACCACAATACTCACACCATATGTATTGGGTTACCTGCACAACCTATGTCGAAGTGCCATAGTCTTAAATTTCCTGGGGCAATATATAAAGCTAAGCGAGGGCAACTACCGGAGTGGCTCCAGTTCCACTGCCAACTATCGCTACATGCAGGTCTAG